TCCATAGTTACCGATATCTAACAATTGACCGTTCTCCTAATATCAGCGGAGTGTGACAAGCCTGCTAAATAATTCATCATCGTTTAAATTTGGGGTGATGATATAGAGGTTATTGGGTTGAATATGTCCATGCATTTGTATTCACAGTAGCAAAATGCATGGTGTTTAACCCCTTGTCTGCCAGAGATGCCAGCACTACTACTTAAAGGACACAGTTACATTGTATAACATATACATGTGTTATCCTGTATTTGCTCTTTACCTTCATTCAGCCCCTGCTCTGATGGATGTCTGTGATGTTTTCTTGCTGTACATTGATTTCTATTCATTCTATGGCAGCCTTGTAATAATCAATCCTGCTCCCCAGTGTATCATTAGCCTTGAACATGGGTGGCGTGTGGGTAGATACATTGTTGCTTTGTGTTTGGGTTTGTTATCTCTTTTATTAGATGTAGTTGTAGCTGTGTTACTCTTCATGTTGTCTTTTTGTATTGTACTGTCTGGTTTTTATCTATATTCTTCTTGTATGTTTGTGTTACTATGGAGTAAAGGTCCCTATGGAGCGCTTCAGCTGTCCATGCCTCATTCATTTCTGGTGTGCGTGCCAATGGTGGGGGTAGCCATTTTAAGCCCTGGTTTCTTACCTAGATTTGCAATTCAAAACAATGTTAAGTGAATCTTGGGATATGGGGTTTCCGCTCCTGGCTGTTCTTGTGGCTCTGCTGTTTTTATCAGCAGCATTTTTAACCTGTTAAGGGATATATTGCTATACACAGGAAGTTGCATCCCTAGCTCAGGTTCCTAAATAAGAAGGGGTGTGACCAAAGAGGTGCTCTGCACCCCAAAAATCATAAAGGGGCTTCTGATGTGGACATGGGTGATGGTGGTTTTGCTATTGAGGCATCATTACTGATTctgtaaaaaatttttacattatgtatttttttatttttttggacacATGGACAGACATTGTATCTCAATATAATCACAAAACAGAAAAGTGCCACAGTACGCTGCAAATGCTAACATATGGTTAATATAGATATTTAAGGTTGCAAAactgttatagaaaaaaaaattaggtccTAGGCATACCAATAgatcaaatagtgtgtaccatcccaccacctTAAGGCAACCTCAgagggatggaccctacactgtacactgtaccaaTGGGAGATTTAAGCAGAGACTAGATGGACCCTGCAAGCCCAGTGTGTGGCTTAATATTAGCCCAAGAGATGTCagtgtacagtgtaggtccatcccgCTGAGGCTTCCTTAaggtggtgggatggtacacactatttgatcaaatgggaTACCTCATCTTTTCTATGGTAGTCTTATAATTCTAAATTTCTCTATTAAGCACGTCTTGGCATTTGCAGCGTGTTGTTGCGCTTTTCTGTTTTTGTGCCTGTATTTCGGCCATGGCGGCGTGCGCCTGCTTAGTGTCATTGGATGTGATGACccttttttgtttgtctgtctcattACAATGCATCAACTGCAATAGGATTGCATTGCATAGAGTATATTAATTGAGCCATTCTTAATACCCCAGCAGCACCAATAATAAGGGTTGTACTAAGGACCCATCACAAACTGGGGCAGATTTAATAATCCTGTGTAATATTTAGACATCATAACCATAGACCGGGTAGTCACATTTATGATCCATTTGGTGCACCTTGTTAACTATAGACTTCTGACATTACATACTACCAATATATTTTGGGAAGCTGTACTATGACCAGTCTTTCATTTGTTAGTTAAACCCACCAGTGTATGATCCTGTAACAACTACTTACACCGGTGTGCAGAGTCCACCAGACGTGCAAAGCCCCTCCTCCTTTTTCTCAGTCCCACCCACTTTTAAAAGTTGCCCCCCTAGTCAAAAATATCAgtgccaccccccaccccctctttTTTCAGGTGTAAGTGTATCATAACCTACCCATATTGAGTCTTATAATGATGAACCTTCGAACTAATGTGAGATAAAAGCCAATATTACATacaataattatttatttttcatggaACTTTCTTATTGAAATAATTTTAGTGTTTGCCTTGGGATCAGTGATGGAATCTACAAAGCGTTGAGCTGTAACTGATACCCCATTGGCTGCAATCTCCGCTTGTACCCACAATAAATCTCTATAAGAAGCCCTGCATTGTTCCTAGAGAGCCGGTCTCTTAACCCTTTGTGTTCTTTCTTCTCCACAGTACAACACTGTGCTGCAGCCATGTCGACCTCGGCCAGCGCACAACTAAGCAAGGCAGTGAAGCAGATGTATTTGGAGCTGCCGCAGGGAGAAAAGGTCCAGGCTATGTACATATGGATTGATGGGACTGGAGAAGGTCTGCGCTGCAAAACACGGACCCTTGACTCTGAACCCAAGTCAATTGAAGGTGTGCAACAATGTATTATTAATTAGTATCGTATATAATGAGTATCATTCTCATATATAGATACCACATTCATACTTAAAGTGGTactgtggagaaaaaaaaattgtaatcagCAGGTGTCAAatagttatactgatttgtaatttacttgtaattCTTGcggttcttatcagctgctgtatgtcctgcaggaaatggtgtattatttccagtctgacacagtgctctctgctgccaactctgtccctgccaggaactgtccagagcagtagcaaatccacatagaaaacctttctatCCTTGGACAATTCAggcagagaggtggcagcagagagcactatgtcagactggaaagaatacaccactttctgcagaacatacagcagctgataagtactggaagacatgagatttttaaattaaagtaaattagcaatctatataactttctgataccagttgatttgaaagagaaaaaaaaactcctttaaaggggaacctgtCACAATAGTTACACCATCTGATCATGTTATATAgcgggagctgagcagattgatatatagtgttatagggggagatttagtaTAATTTTATTTCCTGATCGAAGTTTCTGCTTATTGTggattaggagtccagtgggtggtcctacactGTAATAACATTGCTCATAGAGggaaagctgtcaatcattgcTCAGGACCTCCCATTGGACTCCTAATGTTTTAGTGTGATAGCTTTGCTTAGTCCTTTCATCTAACACTTACCATAAGCCAATTTTACAAAACACAAAAGATTTTATTAGAAAATAATGGACTTTAATACAAGGAACAAAGTCACAACATTTCTCTGTTACATTTCTAATCCAATGCAGATCTTCCCGAGTGGAATTTCGATGGCTCTAGTACATATCAGTCAGAGGGATCAAACAGCGATATGTTTTTGATACCAGTGGCCATGTTCAGAGACCCTTTCCGAAGAGACCCCAACAAGCTGGTGTTGTGTGAAGTGCTGAAATACAACAGAAATACAGCTGGTAAGGAAGAAAAATGGTTTCACTAATCTGCAGAATTGCATTTGACTATAGATTGGAACAGTCAGACCCATTAGTCAGTGTGGGGCGCAGGTTGCCAACAAACAAAGATAATGCAGACCAAATGCAGTATTTGCATGTACAGGCACATGTCACAAAAGTGGTGCTGGAAAATGTATAGACCTGGTAGACCCATAAAGAGGCTTTCCAGGATAAATTTATTGATGATCTATCCCCAATATAGGTTATCAACATTAGATTGATGAGGTGCTGGCATCCGGCACCTCCACCAATTAGCTATTAGAGCAGGAAgtagacagctccatacatcctGTAGTGGCAaaactgggttactgcagcttaagGAAAAAACCTGAGCTGCAGCAAACCAAAATGATGACTACTAGAGTTGAGCCAACTTTGACCATGTCTGAATGTTTGGGTTCGTCTTAATTCAAATgcgtggatgcagccctagggagtcctggaaaacatggatacagcctagctgctccctagggctgcgtccaactttaACAgctaccactaatcaaatgccaaactctCAGGATCAGACAACCAGCTGACCGAGGAGGGTGCAGGGTTTTAGCACCCCACAAACCCTAGAAACCTCTTTAAATGGACCCTTCAGTGGACGTTCAATGGAAAATAGCGTAAGATGTTGACTTTCATTAGTACCTAAACTTGAAATACGACTATAACATACTGTAGCTTCTCTTTCTGGTTTATAGCCCCAGCGTTATTAGCTGCATTTGGACAGCTGGCCGTCCAGATTGCCGCCTGTGTCACTAACCCAGTAGCTGAATGTTGTCCTCAAACTACTCAACAGATGGACTCTGCAAACTGCCCAGCTGTAAGAGTATAAAACCGAGACTATAGCGCATGTTTAGCAGGAATATGGTCTATCTggaattattttatttcattaacATTAGTTCTTAGCGGATGAGGAGCCGGCTCGGATTGTAAAGATAAATCGTAAAAGAAAGGACTCGGGTTGTCTTCAAGAAGGGTCATCACTACAGGGCAGGAATTCGTTGAGTTAAAAGTAGATATGTCTGTAATTTTTAATGAGACTTtctactgtacagacttttattTGTGAAAGAAAGAATATGATCTGTAATTTCctggaaaagagagagagagacatgcaAAGTGCTTGAAGCGGTAGGGAGGCTGCACGCTAAGGCAAAAATCACCTTCAGGGCAGGTGTGACTTTAATAAAGGAGAGGCTGTGTTACTATATTCACAGAATCCCTATTCATTCCATAAATAAAACATAGCTGCTGCCTAGGAAATCATGAGCGCATAACATTATAACATTAACATATTTGATTTTAGGCAATCAAATATGTTAAGGCGACAGCACATCTTAGACTTTACCGATTTTTAGTAGGACCAGACCACCATGTGTTGGAGACTTCTCCCTCTTCCCCAACTGGCGACATCCGCTAAACTGAGCGTGTATGTATATGAATAGATGACAGCTGAATGAGCGTTCAACTGACGGCTAATGAAAGTCTTTGATAAGGATAATATGGTTATATCAAGAATAATTCCTTGGCGAGCGCCCAATGCTTCAATGATAGATCACTGATGAAAAGCTAAAAGGTTAATAGTGTCGATGAGTTACCACATTTACTGCATGCTTCCTGTTAACAACTGATACTAATAATGATCTACCGATAgtaggaggaggtggtggctggcAATGTCGGGGGGTGGGTGGAGGAATAAGACGACTAAGGTAAAACGAAAGGTCAAGTGCTTTTGCGGGGGTAAGTTGGGACATAGAGTTTTAGGGGTTCTATGAATTGACTGTGATGGGATCCATTGTCATGGTGCTTATGCATAAATTAGTCTTCACTAATAATACTTCTTTCCCCAATATGTGTGACAAATTTGTGAAGAAGATGAGAAGTTTAAAACCATAGACTGTTATAATGAGACTCTTTGATGTGTCCAACAAAAGTGCTTGCAAACTCAGCTTGCCCTCATTTTCTTAATATCTGATGATTCTCAGTATATATTCATAGAAACTTGTATAAAATAAACGTTTTGTAAAAATTCAGATGCTAAAATGAGTATTTAATTGATGCAATTTGAAATAATTGCGATAAACTCAAGGTGGCAAGTACGTTATCAAACCTTTTAGGACCTGTTATAGTTCTTTTTATAACCCAACTTAATAtacaaatatttatattttttataatgttagtattattattaaggctatggacacctttacaCCTTTAATTGTTTCATGTTTTCCTGAatacaaaattaaacaacgggTTAAATAGTCTTTATTCATTATTTCCTACCATTTACCTTTTGTTCAGTAAACTATAAGTCTCTCAGACAGACTTTATGGTCCCTCAGTGTTAGAGATAATAGCAGGGAGGGGGGTTACACACCGGCTCAAAGAgtaaacaggggggagagaagccttGAAGGACAGCTCATACACATTGATgacagaggagagcagatacaagattAGGGAGAATCAAATAGGCTGTTTACAAGTATATGGAGGAAATAGGGCTTACACAGCAAACTGTAAAGGCTGGAGAAGCAAAAGAGAGCAGAATttttaaataaagaaagaaaacctAGTAAGTACAGAGCaagaaggaaaagaaaattaaaagGTCTCAATAGTCTTTGACTTTCTAAATGTAAAGCATAACACTATGTAAACCAATATTGCCCAGAATAGAACCAGAAATATGTTCAGAGCCTTCAAACTGAAAACATTGTCacctttgttttttttagaaaccaACCTACGACACACCTGTAAGCAGATTATGACTATGGTTGAGAATGAACACCCCTGGTTTGGGATGGAACAAGAATATACATTGCTTGGAATGGATGGACACCCATTTGGCTGGCCTTCAAATGGCTTTCCGGGACCTCAGGGTATGTACACATTTACTCAATTTACTATTTCTGTAACATAATTATATGCAATCACTAATATTTACCTACCACTTCATTTTCAAATTGCCGTATAAACTCTATAAATGTATTGATCACCAATGACTTTCTGTAACCTAATGTATTTATCCAGAAAAATCTACATGCTACATGCTTCCTGCTGCTATGGATAAAGAACACACATAATATCATAGGCTATCCTCTTATTCTCATCTACATCATGTTAATTACAACAAAGAGGTCTTCCATGGCCTGGTGTTTCACCACTTTGGTTAATGAGATTTGTTTCCCTTTAGGTCCTTATTACTGTGGTGTAGGATCGGATAAAGCATATGGCCGGGATATTGTAGAAGCTCATTATCGCGCATGTCTATACGCCGGTGTGAAAATTGCAGGAACAAATGCTGAAGTTATGCCAGCTCAGGTAAGACACATCATGACTGGGTTGGGTTAaaccatttttcctatttatgttaAACAGAGATGGGCTTCCATACGTATAACTATTTCTAGAATGTCCTGTCCTGGATCTACAAACAACTTATAGGCATGGTCATAAGTATCTATAAAATAGGCTAACAGTTTTGAAGTGtctgataatccctttaataatctACTTGTTAGTCTTCCTTACAATCAAAATCTTTGCCAGTTAAAATACTCCTATAGTAAGTCATGTTATATTTGTTTTATTCCAGTGGGAATACCAAATTGGTCCATGTGAAGGGATTGACATGGGAGATCATCTTTGGATTTCCCGCTTTATCCTGCATAGAGTATGTGAAGACTTTGGCATTGTGGTTTCTTTTGACCCTAAACCCATTACTGGAAACTGGAATGGAGCTGGTTGCCACACAAACTTCAGCACAAAGCGAATGCGAGATGATGGAGGCCTCAAGTAAGTGAAGCAATAAGGCTTTACCCTTTACCTTTTAGTTTTATTAAATAATTATTCTTGTCTGTTTAAGCTATCCTCTATCCACCATATAGTCGATGTAAGGCTGATTAGTGGGGATCCATCCACTGGGCCCCCAATAATCCTAAGAATAGGATTATAattggaatgaatggagcatAACACGCATGCACGGCCAATGATACATCTATTGTCTATGAGGCCTACACACATTTCCGTGTTCATTGCTTGTGCAGTGGCCCACTAGAGAATCCATTCACTTCGAAGATATTCCTTTCTGAGACATGTACGGCAAATGGAAAATATATGCCATAGATGTCTTATTCCTGTAAGTCTCACCACATTGGGAGAATTAGGTcacatgccccgcccccccccccccccccccttcacacacactCACTTCTTTCTCCAATTGTTGGTCACTGGTCTGAGTAGGGTttttctaggttgaacctgataaactcttctttcaaccttattaactatgttactatgttactgtatTTTCCATTTCATTGGAGAGGTGGACTTCTATA
The nucleotide sequence above comes from Dendropsophus ebraccatus isolate aDenEbr1 chromosome 8, aDenEbr1.pat, whole genome shotgun sequence. Encoded proteins:
- the LOC138799663 gene encoding glutamine synthetase isoform X1, which translates into the protein MDYNSTLLVQHCAAAMSTSASAQLSKAVKQMYLELPQGEKVQAMYIWIDGTGEGLRCKTRTLDSEPKSIEDLPEWNFDGSSTYQSEGSNSDMFLIPVAMFRDPFRRDPNKLVLCEVLKYNRNTAETNLRHTCKQIMTMVENEHPWFGMEQEYTLLGMDGHPFGWPSNGFPGPQGPYYCGVGSDKAYGRDIVEAHYRACLYAGVKIAGTNAEVMPAQWEYQIGPCEGIDMGDHLWISRFILHRVCEDFGIVVSFDPKPITGNWNGAGCHTNFSTKRMRDDGGLKHIEEAIERLSKRHEYHIQSYDPKGGSDNARRLTGFHETSSIHEFSAGVANRGASIRIPRTVGQEQKGYFEDRRPSANCDPYAVTEALIRTCVLNETGDEPVQYKN
- the LOC138799663 gene encoding glutamine synthetase isoform X2, producing MSTSASAQLSKAVKQMYLELPQGEKVQAMYIWIDGTGEGLRCKTRTLDSEPKSIEDLPEWNFDGSSTYQSEGSNSDMFLIPVAMFRDPFRRDPNKLVLCEVLKYNRNTAETNLRHTCKQIMTMVENEHPWFGMEQEYTLLGMDGHPFGWPSNGFPGPQGPYYCGVGSDKAYGRDIVEAHYRACLYAGVKIAGTNAEVMPAQWEYQIGPCEGIDMGDHLWISRFILHRVCEDFGIVVSFDPKPITGNWNGAGCHTNFSTKRMRDDGGLKHIEEAIERLSKRHEYHIQSYDPKGGSDNARRLTGFHETSSIHEFSAGVANRGASIRIPRTVGQEQKGYFEDRRPSANCDPYAVTEALIRTCVLNETGDEPVQYKN